One genomic region from Solwaraspora sp. WMMD792 encodes:
- a CDS encoding ElyC/SanA/YdcF family protein, translated as MDDALAHPSRRTRWLRRKLAVCAAAAVAVALLVTGSGYWVRASAAEHVYELASVPAAPVALVLGAQVRPDGTPSEFLAGRLEVARRLVEADLVRAVLVSGDHREWDYDEPGAMRRWLIDRGVPADRIVQDHAGLDTYDSCLRARRVFGVDQAIVVTQSFHIERAVTVCRRVGVDAVGVGDDSVRRFERAWRWGAFRERFAAVKAAYDVLVGRDPALPGPPETSLDDALRE; from the coding sequence ATGGACGACGCCCTGGCTCATCCGTCCCGTCGAACCCGGTGGCTGCGCCGCAAGCTGGCCGTCTGCGCCGCGGCGGCGGTCGCGGTCGCGCTGCTGGTCACCGGCAGCGGCTACTGGGTGCGGGCCTCGGCGGCCGAGCACGTCTACGAGCTGGCCAGCGTGCCGGCCGCGCCGGTCGCCCTGGTCCTCGGTGCGCAGGTCCGGCCGGACGGTACGCCGTCGGAGTTCCTGGCCGGTCGGCTGGAGGTGGCCCGGCGGCTGGTCGAAGCCGACCTGGTCCGGGCGGTGCTGGTCTCCGGCGACCACCGGGAGTGGGACTACGACGAGCCGGGCGCGATGCGGCGCTGGCTGATCGACCGGGGCGTGCCGGCGGACCGGATCGTGCAGGACCACGCCGGTCTGGACACCTACGACTCGTGCCTGCGGGCGCGCCGCGTCTTCGGTGTGGACCAGGCGATCGTGGTGACCCAGAGCTTCCACATCGAGCGGGCGGTCACGGTCTGCCGGCGGGTCGGCGTGGACGCGGTCGGCGTCGGCGACGACTCGGTACGCCGCTTCGAGCGGGCCTGGCGCTGGGGCGCGTTCCGGGAGCGGTTCGCTGCGGTCAAGGCCGCGTACGACGTGCTGGTGGGCCGGGACCCGGCGCTACCCGGCCCACCCGAGACCAGCCTCGACGACGCCCTGCGCGAGTGA
- a CDS encoding acetylxylan esterase, protein MPSFDLPLPQLTTYSPSVVEPADFATFWKSTLDDAASREVLIDVRPEPTDLRLLDTWQVTLRGFGGDPVNAWYTRPAGVDTPLPAVVEYLGYGRGRGLPHERLTWPVAGYAHLLMDARGQGDQYGNGGDTPDPHPTAAGGPGPVTRGILDPADYYYRRLITDAVRAVAAVRALPGVDPARVVAAGNSQGGGLALAVAGLVDDLAALICTAPFGCHWQRAIEITDNEPYGDVARYLAVHRDAEPAVRRTLSYFDGVSFARTAVAPAHFGIGLRDTTCPPSTVFAAYNQYGAGNGRPEPPAREIHPYPFNGHEGGEAEQVRRQLRWLHELFH, encoded by the coding sequence GTGCCCTCGTTTGATCTGCCGTTGCCGCAACTTACGACGTACAGCCCATCTGTGGTCGAACCAGCTGACTTTGCGACATTTTGGAAGTCGACCCTGGACGATGCCGCCAGCCGTGAGGTGCTGATCGACGTCCGTCCGGAGCCAACGGACCTGCGCCTACTGGACACCTGGCAGGTGACGTTGCGCGGGTTCGGCGGCGACCCGGTCAACGCCTGGTACACCCGCCCGGCCGGGGTCGACACGCCGCTGCCGGCGGTCGTCGAGTACCTCGGCTACGGGCGGGGCCGGGGCCTGCCACACGAGCGGCTGACCTGGCCGGTCGCCGGCTACGCGCACCTGCTGATGGACGCCCGCGGCCAGGGCGACCAGTACGGCAACGGCGGGGACACCCCCGATCCGCACCCCACCGCCGCCGGTGGCCCCGGGCCGGTGACCCGCGGGATTCTCGACCCGGCCGACTACTACTACCGCCGGCTGATCACCGACGCGGTCCGCGCGGTGGCCGCGGTGCGCGCGCTGCCCGGCGTCGACCCGGCCCGGGTGGTCGCGGCCGGCAACAGCCAGGGCGGCGGGCTCGCTCTGGCTGTCGCCGGCCTGGTCGACGACCTGGCCGCGCTGATCTGCACCGCACCGTTCGGCTGCCACTGGCAGCGGGCGATCGAGATCACCGACAACGAGCCGTACGGCGATGTGGCCCGGTACCTCGCCGTGCACCGCGACGCCGAGCCGGCGGTACGCCGCACCCTGTCCTACTTCGACGGGGTGTCGTTCGCCCGCACCGCGGTGGCTCCGGCGCATTTCGGTATCGGGCTGCGCGACACCACCTGCCCACCGAGCACGGTATTCGCCGCGTACAACCAGTACGGTGCCGGAAATGGACGCCCGGAGCCACCGGCTCGGGAAATTCACCCGTATCCGTTCAACGGCCACGAAGGCGGCGAGGCGGAGCAGGTCCGCCGACAGTTGCGCTGGCTGCACGAACTATTCCACTGA
- a CDS encoding S8 family peptidase gives MSGPGSSWFRRTASRGTLAAAAAAAAALLLSATASAATTTGEILGADSPDAIPGSYIVVFSDGATASSQARTTDLAARYGAKVRHVYSHALTGFAATMSESAARRLAARPDVAYVEQDGVVRAQATQVNPPSWGLDRIDQRNLPLDSSYTYPTTASRVRAYVIDTGVRVTHTTFGGRASWGTNTTGDGNDTDCNGHGTHVAGTIGGSQYGVAKGVSLIAVKVLTCTGSGSFAGVAAGVDWVTGHHATGVPAVATMSLGGAGPNATVENAVRNSIADGVVYAIASGSSDADACDFTPARVAEAITVNASTRTDARASFSNWGACTDIFAPGEGITSAWNTSDTATNTISGTSTAAPHVAGTAALILAASPHMTPAQVATTMFDDSTPNKITNPGTGSPNRLLFVAQDFPLPSAVLYRFWNGPDHISSTASSIPGYQREYSPGSVRTTPEPGTHPLYQCLVGNWDYMTSLDANCEGQQFVGLIGYAYTSPPAGSYSALRRCWTNNGLDHFDSITDDCEGQIIEMPLGYLAN, from the coding sequence ATGAGTGGACCCGGATCGTCCTGGTTCCGCAGGACGGCCTCCCGCGGCACGCTGGCCGCTGCCGCAGCCGCTGCCGCAGCCCTGCTGCTGTCGGCGACCGCATCCGCCGCCACCACCACCGGCGAGATCCTCGGTGCCGACAGCCCGGACGCCATCCCGGGCAGCTACATCGTCGTCTTCTCCGACGGTGCCACCGCGAGCAGCCAGGCCCGGACCACCGATCTGGCGGCGCGGTACGGCGCGAAGGTGCGCCACGTCTACTCGCACGCCCTGACCGGCTTCGCCGCGACGATGAGCGAATCGGCGGCGCGGCGGCTCGCCGCCCGGCCCGACGTGGCCTACGTCGAGCAGGACGGGGTGGTCCGCGCCCAGGCCACTCAGGTCAACCCGCCGTCCTGGGGCCTCGACCGGATCGATCAACGCAACCTGCCGCTGGACAGCAGCTACACCTATCCGACGACGGCGTCCAGGGTCCGCGCCTACGTCATCGACACCGGCGTCCGTGTCACGCACACGACGTTCGGCGGCCGCGCCAGCTGGGGCACCAACACCACCGGGGACGGCAACGACACCGACTGCAACGGCCACGGGACACATGTCGCCGGCACGATCGGCGGATCGCAGTACGGCGTCGCCAAGGGCGTGTCGTTGATCGCCGTCAAGGTGCTCACCTGCACCGGCTCGGGCAGCTTCGCCGGGGTGGCCGCTGGCGTCGACTGGGTGACCGGTCACCACGCCACCGGCGTGCCGGCGGTGGCCACCATGAGCCTCGGCGGAGCCGGACCGAACGCCACCGTCGAGAACGCCGTCCGCAACTCGATCGCCGACGGCGTGGTCTACGCGATCGCCTCCGGCAGCAGCGACGCCGACGCCTGCGACTTCACCCCGGCCCGGGTCGCCGAAGCGATCACCGTCAACGCGAGCACCCGCACCGACGCCCGGGCGTCCTTCTCCAACTGGGGCGCCTGCACCGACATCTTCGCTCCTGGCGAGGGCATCACCTCGGCGTGGAACACCAGCGACACCGCGACGAACACGATCAGCGGAACCTCCACGGCCGCCCCGCACGTGGCCGGGACAGCGGCGCTGATCCTCGCCGCCAGCCCCCACATGACCCCGGCACAGGTCGCCACGACGATGTTCGACGACTCGACGCCGAACAAGATCACCAACCCGGGTACGGGCTCACCGAACCGACTGCTCTTCGTCGCTCAGGATTTCCCTCTGCCGTCCGCCGTCCTCTACCGGTTCTGGAACGGTCCCGACCACATCAGCAGCACCGCCAGCTCGATCCCCGGCTACCAGCGGGAATACTCCCCCGGGTCGGTGCGGACCACCCCGGAGCCCGGCACCCACCCGCTCTACCAGTGTCTGGTCGGCAACTGGGACTACATGACGTCGCTCGACGCGAACTGCGAAGGACAGCAATTCGTCGGCCTGATCGGGTACGCCTACACTTCGCCACCGGCCGGCTCGTATTCGGCGTTGCGCCGGTGCTGGACGAACAACGGTCTGGACCACTTCGACTCCATCACCGACGACTGCGAGGGACAGATCATCGAGATGCCGCTCGGTTACCTCGCCAACTGA
- a CDS encoding GDSL-type esterase/lipase family protein translates to MTSTVRRCTAALAAALLVAVALAIGNGANAQASAVRIMPLGDSITDGFNVPGGYRIDLWQKFQAGGYTVDFVGSQSNGPASLPDRNHQGHSGWRIDQIDANIVNWLNASDPQTILLHIGTNDITQNRDLPNAPNRLAALIDKITNTAPDAHLFVATIIPASFSDAQFRAYNSAIPQIVQSRANAGRRVHLVDMYSALTTADLADGVHPNATGYSKMATKWYDALLSVPGSLNPGGGPSPSPTTTPDTSPTPTTPPPATTPPPATTPPPGGGCTATVSLNQWPGGFVATVRVTAGSAGLTGWTVGMTLPGGATVTNAWNADRSGNSGPVQFRNVSYNGRVGAGQSTEFGFQGTGSGSGMTPSCTAS, encoded by the coding sequence ATGACCTCGACCGTCCGTCGATGTACGGCGGCGCTGGCGGCCGCGCTGCTGGTCGCCGTCGCGCTCGCGATCGGCAACGGCGCCAACGCCCAGGCGTCCGCCGTGCGGATCATGCCGCTCGGCGACTCGATCACCGACGGCTTCAACGTGCCCGGCGGCTACCGCATCGACCTGTGGCAGAAGTTCCAGGCCGGTGGGTACACCGTGGACTTCGTCGGATCCCAGTCCAACGGGCCGGCCAGCCTGCCCGACCGGAACCACCAGGGCCACTCGGGCTGGCGGATCGACCAGATCGACGCCAACATCGTCAACTGGCTGAACGCCTCCGACCCGCAGACGATCCTGCTGCACATCGGCACCAACGACATCACCCAGAACCGGGACCTGCCGAACGCGCCGAACCGGCTCGCCGCGCTGATCGACAAGATCACCAACACCGCGCCGGACGCCCACCTGTTCGTTGCCACGATCATCCCGGCCAGCTTCAGCGACGCTCAGTTCCGCGCGTACAACTCGGCGATCCCGCAGATCGTGCAGAGCCGGGCGAACGCCGGCCGCCGGGTGCACCTCGTCGACATGTACTCGGCGCTGACCACCGCCGACCTGGCCGACGGCGTGCATCCGAACGCCACCGGGTACAGCAAGATGGCCACCAAGTGGTACGACGCGCTGCTGTCCGTACCCGGAAGTCTGAACCCCGGCGGCGGACCGAGCCCGAGCCCGACCACCACGCCGGACACGTCACCGACGCCGACCACGCCGCCACCGGCCACCACCCCACCGCCCGCGACCACCCCGCCACCGGGCGGTGGCTGCACCGCCACCGTATCGCTCAACCAGTGGCCCGGCGGGTTCGTGGCGACCGTCCGGGTCACCGCCGGCTCGGCCGGACTCACCGGCTGGACCGTCGGGATGACCCTGCCCGGCGGTGCCACCGTCACCAACGCCTGGAACGCCGACCGCAGTGGCAACAGCGGCCCGGTGCAGTTCCGCAACGTCAGCTACAACGGCCGGGTCGGTGCCGGACAGTCGACCGAGTTCGGCTTCCAGGGCACCGGCAGCGGTTCCGGCATGACCCCGTCCTGCACCGCGAGCTGA